A portion of the Tenacibaculum todarodis genome contains these proteins:
- a CDS encoding 2Fe-2S iron-sulfur cluster-binding protein, translating to MQDINIKITDRNGVTHDVVAPTDMAMNLMEVVRSYELAEEGTIGICGGAAMCASCQCYIESDHQLPEMSDDEDAMLAEAFDVEDNSRLGCQIQMTPEINGLEVVLAPES from the coding sequence ATGCAAGACATCAATATTAAAATAACAGACAGAAATGGCGTAACACATGATGTAGTTGCACCAACAGACATGGCAATGAACCTAATGGAGGTTGTTCGTTCTTACGAATTAGCAGAAGAAGGAACTATTGGTATTTGTGGAGGCGCAGCAATGTGTGCATCTTGTCAATGTTATATTGAATCTGATCACCAGTTGCCAGAAATGTCAGATGATGAAGATGCAATGTTAGCAGAAGCTTTTGATGTTGAAGATAATAGCCGATTAGGTTGTCAAATACAAATGACACCAGAAATTAATGGTTTAGAAGTGGTTTTAGCTCCAGAATCTTAA
- the epsC gene encoding serine O-acetyltransferase EpsC: protein MKEVAPKIGLKNYSMCLKDAVEIFTKELINCLFDENYQQEKGTATKNKFFKILERLSIENKDCFWLDFESSFKEIRRKLDLDAVFALNSDPAAKSLREIYLAYPGFYAIAVYRLSHQLLKQEIPVLPRMMSEFAHGLTGTDIHPGAQIGDSFFIDHATGIVIGETTVIKNNVTIFQGVTLGGIQVKKSLASTKRHPTIENNVTIYANATILGGDVVIGENSIIGANVCVTESIPKDVIVIEKLENKIIKKTR from the coding sequence ATGAAAGAGGTAGCGCCCAAAATAGGATTAAAGAATTACAGCATGTGTTTAAAAGACGCTGTAGAAATCTTTACAAAAGAGTTGATAAATTGCCTTTTTGATGAAAATTATCAACAAGAAAAAGGAACAGCAACTAAAAATAAATTTTTCAAAATTTTAGAAAGATTATCAATTGAAAACAAAGATTGTTTTTGGTTAGATTTTGAGAGTTCATTCAAAGAAATAAGAAGAAAGTTAGATTTAGACGCAGTATTTGCTTTAAATAGCGATCCAGCGGCAAAAAGTTTAAGAGAAATTTATTTAGCATATCCTGGTTTTTATGCAATTGCCGTTTACAGGTTAAGTCATCAATTATTAAAACAAGAAATCCCTGTTTTACCAAGAATGATGAGTGAATTTGCACATGGATTAACAGGGACAGATATTCATCCTGGAGCACAAATTGGAGACTCATTCTTTATAGATCATGCAACAGGAATTGTAATTGGAGAAACCACTGTTATAAAAAACAATGTAACCATTTTTCAGGGAGTTACTTTAGGTGGAATTCAGGTAAAGAAAAGTCTGGCTTCTACAAAAAGACATCCAACAATAGAAAATAATGTAACAATTTATGCAAATGCAACTATTCTTGGTGGAGATGTTGTAATTGGAGAAAACTCAATTATTGGAGCTAATGTTTGTGTTACAGAATCAATTCCAAAAGACGTAATTGTTATTGAAAAATTGGAAAATAAAATTATTAAAAAAACAAGATGA
- the cysM gene encoding cysteine synthase CysM: MKTKSIIDFVGNTPLVEVQNILQKEGVKLLLKLEGNNPGGSVKDRAAYNMINEAIQRKNIRVGDTLVEATSGNTGIALALMAKVLGVNMVLVLPENSTEERIKTMRSYGAEVVLTPKELGMEGSRDYALKLKYKKGYFRLNQFDNTDNSKAHYKTTGPEIWRDTEGEVTHFVSAMGTTGTIMGVSDYLKEQNDNITIVGAQPKEGSKIPGIRKWTDDYVPAIFNASKVDKVIEVSEEEAKAMTQRLAAEEGIFAGMSSGGAVATALKVANQIEKGVIVAIICDRGDRYLSSTLFEK, translated from the coding sequence ATGAAAACAAAAAGTATCATAGATTTTGTTGGAAATACACCTTTGGTGGAAGTTCAAAATATTTTACAAAAAGAAGGTGTAAAGTTATTGTTAAAGTTAGAAGGGAATAATCCTGGAGGTAGTGTTAAAGATAGAGCTGCTTACAACATGATTAATGAAGCTATCCAAAGAAAAAACATAAGAGTAGGAGATACTTTAGTAGAAGCAACTAGTGGAAATACGGGTATTGCATTAGCTTTAATGGCAAAAGTTTTGGGTGTGAATATGGTTTTGGTTTTACCAGAAAATTCAACCGAAGAAAGAATAAAAACTATGCGTTCTTATGGTGCGGAAGTAGTTCTTACACCTAAAGAATTAGGTATGGAAGGTTCTAGAGATTATGCCTTAAAGTTAAAATATAAAAAAGGGTACTTTAGGTTGAATCAGTTTGATAATACAGACAATTCTAAAGCACATTATAAAACTACAGGTCCTGAAATTTGGAGAGATACTGAAGGAGAAGTTACTCACTTTGTATCAGCAATGGGAACTACAGGAACAATAATGGGAGTTTCAGATTATTTAAAAGAACAAAATGATAATATAACTATTGTTGGGGCGCAACCAAAAGAAGGTTCAAAAATACCTGGAATAAGAAAATGGACAGACGATTATGTTCCGGCTATTTTCAATGCTTCTAAAGTAGATAAAGTTATAGAAGTTAGTGAAGAAGAGGCAAAAGCTATGACACAAAGATTAGCAGCCGAAGAAGGAATTTTTGCTGGTATGAGCAGTGGAGGAGCTGTTGCAACTGCGCTAAAAGTTGCTAACCAAATAGAAAAAGGAGTAATAGTTGCAATTATTTGCGATAGAGGAGATAGATACTTGTCATCAACTTTATTTGAAAAATAA
- a CDS encoding homocysteine S-methyltransferase family protein yields the protein MSNIHTEIKKRILVLDGAMGTMLQEYKFSEGDFRGERFKDYPSPLQGNNDLLSLTQPEAIKTIHAKYFEAGADIIETNTFSGTTIAMADYNMQDLVYELNYQSAKIAKEVAEEFTAKEPHKPRFVAGSIGPTNRTASMSPDVNDPGYRAVTFNELRIAYKQQTEALIDGGVDLLLVETVFDTLNAKAALFAIEEVKDERGIEIPIMLSGTITDASGRTLSGQTAEAFLISVSHIPLLTVGFNCALGANLLQPHLEAIASKTNFGISAHPNAGLPNAFGEYDETPEEMGEQIEEYLKKDLINIIGGCCGTSPAHINVIANIAAKYKPRKSVIPA from the coding sequence ATGTCGAACATACATACAGAAATAAAAAAAAGAATCCTTGTGCTAGATGGCGCAATGGGTACAATGCTTCAAGAATATAAATTCTCTGAAGGAGATTTTCGTGGAGAACGGTTTAAGGATTATCCATCTCCGCTTCAAGGGAATAATGATTTACTTTCACTTACGCAGCCAGAAGCAATCAAAACAATTCATGCAAAATATTTTGAGGCTGGAGCTGATATTATTGAAACCAATACTTTTTCTGGGACTACCATTGCTATGGCAGATTATAATATGCAAGACTTAGTGTATGAGTTAAATTATCAATCAGCAAAAATAGCCAAAGAAGTTGCTGAAGAATTTACAGCGAAAGAACCTCATAAACCTCGTTTTGTAGCGGGTTCAATTGGACCAACAAACAGAACGGCAAGTATGTCTCCAGATGTTAATGATCCTGGTTACAGAGCAGTAACTTTTAATGAATTACGCATTGCTTATAAACAACAAACAGAAGCTTTAATTGATGGAGGTGTAGATTTGTTATTAGTAGAAACTGTGTTTGATACCTTAAACGCAAAAGCGGCTTTATTTGCTATTGAAGAGGTGAAAGATGAAAGAGGTATTGAGATTCCAATAATGTTAAGTGGAACTATAACGGATGCCTCAGGAAGAACTTTATCTGGTCAAACAGCAGAAGCTTTTTTAATTTCAGTATCTCACATTCCATTATTAACGGTTGGCTTTAATTGTGCTTTGGGTGCAAATTTATTACAGCCACATTTAGAGGCAATTGCAAGTAAAACCAATTTCGGAATTTCAGCACATCCAAATGCAGGATTACCAAATGCTTTTGGAGAATACGATGAAACCCCAGAAGAAATGGGAGAACAAATTGAAGAATATTTAAAGAAAGATTTAATAAATATTATTGGAGGTTGTTGCGGTACAAGTCCGGCTCATATAAACGTGATAGCAAATATTGCAGCTAAATACAAACCTCGTAAATCTGTCATTCCTGCGTAG
- a CDS encoding antibiotic biosynthesis monooxygenase family protein, which produces MILEVAILNVKEGLSKDFEANFKIAEKIISSMKGYISHQLKKCIEEENKYILLVNWETLEDHEIGFRKSSEYQEWKNLLHHFYEPFPTVEHYK; this is translated from the coding sequence ATGATTTTAGAAGTAGCAATTTTAAATGTAAAAGAAGGGTTATCGAAAGATTTTGAAGCTAATTTTAAAATAGCGGAAAAGATAATTTCATCAATGAAAGGATATATTTCTCATCAGTTAAAGAAATGTATAGAAGAAGAAAATAAATATATTTTATTAGTGAATTGGGAAACCTTAGAAGATCACGAAATCGGATTTAGAAAATCGAGTGAATACCAAGAATGGAAAAACTTATTACATCATTTTTATGAACCTTTTCCAACAGTAGAACATTATAAGTAA
- the metH gene encoding methionine synthase, which produces MKVKQSKYMRLSGLEPLILNENSNFINVGERTNVAGSRKFLRLIKEEKFDEALAIARHQVDGGAQIVDINMDDGLIDGKESMVRFLNLIAAEPDICRVPMMIDSSKWEIIEAGLQVVQGKCVVNSISLKEGEDKFIWEATQIKRYGAAVIVMAFDEVGQADNYERRIEIAQRSYNVLVNKVGFPSEDIIFDLNIFPVATGMDEHRRNAIDFIEATKWVRENLENVSVSGGVSNVSFSFRGNNGVREAMHSVFLYYAIQAGMNMGIVNPALLEVYDDIPKDLLEHVEDVILDRREDATERLLDFAETVKGSKKEKTVDLSWRENALQDRITHALVKGIDAFIIEDVEEARQVADKPIEVIEGNLMAGMNVVGDLFGAGKMFLPQVVKSARVMKKAVGYLNPFIEAEKGEEQQALGKILMATVKGDVHDIGKNIVSVVLGCNNYEIVDLGVMVPPEKIIEAAKRENVDAIGLSGLITPSLDEMVYLAKEMERQNFELPLLIGGATTSKAHTAVKIDTQYKNAVVHVNDASRAVTVVGDLLNKKTNNQYVADLKKNYDEFRTKFLKRGKEKSYISIDEARKRKYRIDWETSEIVKPKELGIQTLEQLSLKELVPFIDWSPFFRSWDLHGKFPAILTDEVVGEQASIMYEEAQAMIEEIIAKQLLKPKAIFGLFEANSINEDDISVQKKGEEIAVFRTLRQQLKKREGIPNHALADFIAPKESGKTDYMGAFCVGIFGAQELADSYRAKEDDYNGIMAQAIADRFAEAFAEYLHKQIRTKHWGYASEETLSNDDLIKESYKGIRPAPGYPACPDHLEKETIWDLLDVENKIGVKLTESLAMWPAAAVSGYYFANKESKYFGLGKITDDQVSDYSTRKGIKKEKARKWLHPNIADQ; this is translated from the coding sequence ATGAAAGTAAAACAATCGAAATACATGCGTTTATCGGGATTAGAACCTCTAATTTTGAATGAAAACAGTAATTTTATAAATGTTGGTGAACGTACTAATGTTGCGGGTTCTCGTAAATTTTTACGATTAATCAAAGAAGAAAAATTTGATGAAGCGTTAGCAATTGCAAGACATCAAGTAGATGGAGGAGCACAAATTGTCGATATTAATATGGATGATGGTTTAATTGATGGAAAAGAATCAATGGTTCGTTTCTTAAATTTAATTGCTGCAGAACCTGATATTTGTAGAGTGCCAATGATGATTGATAGTTCTAAATGGGAAATTATTGAGGCTGGTTTACAAGTTGTTCAAGGAAAATGTGTTGTAAATTCAATATCACTTAAGGAGGGTGAAGATAAATTTATTTGGGAGGCAACACAAATAAAACGTTACGGAGCTGCTGTAATTGTAATGGCTTTTGATGAAGTTGGACAAGCAGATAATTACGAGCGTAGAATTGAAATTGCACAAAGATCTTATAATGTTTTAGTAAACAAAGTTGGTTTTCCTTCTGAAGATATAATATTCGATTTAAATATATTTCCTGTTGCAACAGGAATGGATGAACACAGAAGAAATGCTATCGATTTTATAGAAGCAACAAAATGGGTTAGAGAAAATCTAGAAAATGTTTCTGTAAGTGGAGGTGTAAGTAATGTGTCGTTTTCTTTTAGGGGAAACAATGGAGTTCGTGAAGCAATGCACTCTGTATTTTTGTACTATGCTATTCAAGCTGGTATGAATATGGGAATTGTAAATCCCGCCTTATTGGAAGTTTATGATGATATTCCTAAAGATTTATTAGAACACGTTGAAGATGTAATTCTTGACAGAAGAGAAGATGCAACAGAACGTTTATTGGATTTTGCTGAAACTGTAAAAGGTTCTAAAAAAGAGAAAACGGTAGATTTATCTTGGAGAGAAAACGCTTTACAAGACAGAATTACACATGCTTTGGTAAAAGGAATTGATGCTTTTATTATTGAAGATGTAGAGGAAGCAAGACAAGTTGCAGATAAACCAATTGAAGTTATTGAAGGTAATTTAATGGCAGGAATGAATGTGGTTGGAGATTTATTTGGAGCAGGAAAAATGTTTTTGCCGCAAGTAGTAAAATCTGCTCGTGTAATGAAAAAAGCGGTAGGTTATTTAAATCCGTTTATTGAAGCCGAGAAAGGAGAAGAACAACAAGCACTTGGTAAAATTTTAATGGCAACTGTAAAAGGTGATGTACATGATATTGGTAAAAATATTGTGTCTGTTGTTTTGGGTTGTAACAATTACGAAATTGTAGATTTAGGTGTAATGGTTCCGCCAGAAAAAATTATTGAAGCTGCAAAAAGAGAAAATGTAGATGCCATTGGTTTAAGTGGATTAATTACGCCTTCTTTAGATGAAATGGTGTATTTAGCCAAAGAAATGGAACGTCAAAATTTTGAATTGCCATTATTAATTGGTGGTGCAACAACATCTAAAGCACATACAGCTGTTAAGATTGATACGCAATATAAAAATGCAGTGGTTCATGTAAATGATGCTTCTAGAGCAGTTACTGTTGTGGGTGATTTATTAAATAAGAAAACAAATAATCAATACGTTGCTGATTTAAAGAAAAATTATGATGAATTTAGAACCAAGTTTTTAAAACGAGGGAAAGAAAAATCATATATTTCTATTGATGAAGCTCGTAAACGCAAATATAGAATCGATTGGGAAACATCAGAAATTGTAAAACCTAAAGAATTAGGAATTCAGACTTTAGAACAATTAAGTTTAAAAGAATTGGTGCCTTTTATAGATTGGAGTCCGTTTTTTAGAAGTTGGGATTTGCATGGAAAATTTCCAGCTATTTTAACGGATGAAGTTGTTGGTGAACAAGCATCAATAATGTATGAAGAAGCACAAGCAATGATTGAAGAAATTATTGCAAAACAATTGTTAAAACCAAAAGCAATTTTTGGTTTGTTTGAAGCAAATTCTATCAATGAAGATGATATTTCTGTTCAGAAAAAAGGAGAAGAAATAGCCGTTTTTAGAACGTTACGTCAACAATTAAAGAAAAGAGAAGGAATTCCTAATCATGCTTTGGCTGACTTTATTGCTCCAAAAGAATCTGGTAAAACAGATTATATGGGTGCTTTTTGTGTTGGAATTTTTGGAGCTCAAGAATTAGCAGATAGTTACAGAGCAAAAGAAGACGATTATAACGGAATAATGGCACAAGCAATTGCTGACCGTTTTGCAGAAGCATTTGCAGAATATTTGCACAAACAAATTAGAACAAAACATTGGGGTTATGCTTCAGAAGAAACGTTATCTAATGACGATTTAATTAAAGAAAGTTACAAAGGAATTAGACCTGCACCAGGTTATCCTGCATGTCCAGATCACTTAGAAAAAGAAACAATTTGGGATTTGTTAGATGTTGAAAATAAGATTGGTGTAAAATTAACGGAAAGTTTAGCAATGTGGCCAGCAGCAGCAGTTTCGGGATATTATTTTGCCAATAAAGAATCTAAATACTTTGGTTTAGGTAAAATTACAGATGATCAAGTAAGTGATTATTCAACAAGAAAAGGAATTAAAAAAGAAAAGGCTAGAAAATGGTTGCACCCAAATATAGCAGACCAATAA
- the metF gene encoding methylenetetrahydrofolate reductase [NAD(P)H], whose product MKITEHIKNANRKTLFSFEIIPPKKGNNIQDLYNNIDPLMEFKPPFIDVTTSREEYVYLDKGNGLLDRKITRMRPGTVGICAAIKHKYDVDTVPHVLCGGFSKEETEYVLVDCHYLGIENVMALRGDAMSHQKYFEPSKNGNHYAKDLVEQIQNLNCGKYLHDVIEANHKSDFCIGVAGYPEKHLEAPSLQTDLKRLKEKVDAGADYVVTQMFFDNQKYFQFVEAAKKAGINVPIIPGIKPLAVKRHLQLLPQVFKIDLPEDLINEVELCKTNKDVREVGVEWAIQQSKELLEAGAPVLHYYSMGKSDNIHKIASSIF is encoded by the coding sequence ATGAAAATTACAGAACATATAAAAAACGCAAACAGAAAAACATTATTTTCATTTGAAATTATTCCGCCTAAAAAAGGGAATAATATTCAAGATTTATATAATAATATAGATCCTTTAATGGAGTTTAAACCGCCATTTATTGATGTTACAACTTCTAGAGAGGAGTATGTTTATTTAGATAAAGGTAATGGTTTGTTGGATAGAAAAATTACCAGAATGCGTCCTGGAACCGTTGGTATTTGTGCTGCAATTAAGCATAAATATGATGTAGATACTGTACCACATGTTCTATGTGGAGGTTTTTCTAAAGAAGAAACTGAATATGTTTTAGTGGATTGCCATTATCTTGGTATAGAGAATGTTATGGCGTTGAGAGGTGATGCAATGAGTCATCAAAAATATTTTGAGCCTTCTAAAAATGGGAATCATTATGCGAAAGACTTGGTGGAGCAAATTCAGAACTTAAATTGTGGAAAATATTTACATGACGTAATTGAAGCAAATCATAAATCTGATTTTTGTATTGGAGTAGCAGGTTATCCTGAAAAACATTTAGAGGCACCTTCTTTACAAACGGATTTAAAACGTTTAAAAGAAAAAGTAGACGCTGGTGCAGATTATGTTGTTACACAGATGTTTTTTGATAATCAGAAGTATTTTCAGTTTGTAGAAGCTGCTAAAAAAGCAGGAATAAATGTACCTATAATTCCGGGAATTAAACCGTTAGCTGTAAAAAGACATTTGCAATTATTGCCACAGGTTTTTAAGATAGATTTACCTGAAGATTTAATAAATGAAGTAGAACTTTGTAAAACAAATAAGGATGTTAGAGAAGTTGGTGTAGAATGGGCAATTCAACAATCTAAAGAATTATTAGAAGCAGGTGCTCCAGTTTTACATTATTATTCTATGGGTAAAAGCGATAACATTCATAAAATTGCATCTTCAATTTTTTAG
- the trxA gene encoding thioredoxin, whose translation MALEITDATFEDVVLKSDKPVLVDFWAAWCGPCRMVGPIVDEISTEYDGKAIVGKVDVDANQEFAAKYGVRNIPTVLIFKNGEVVDKQVGVAPKNVYTGKIDAAI comes from the coding sequence ATGGCATTAGAAATTACAGACGCAACTTTTGAAGATGTAGTATTAAAATCTGACAAACCAGTATTAGTTGATTTTTGGGCAGCTTGGTGTGGACCTTGTAGAATGGTTGGACCAATTGTAGATGAAATTAGTACAGAATACGATGGTAAAGCAATTGTAGGTAAGGTTGATGTAGATGCAAATCAAGAATTTGCAGCAAAATACGGAGTACGTAATATACCAACTGTTTTAATCTTTAAAAACGGAGAAGTTGTAGATAAACAAGTAGGTGTTGCACCTAAAAATGTTTATACAGGTAAAATAGATGCTGCTATTTAG
- a CDS encoding M1 family metallopeptidase produces the protein MKYFFSFLLSLLILISCNNNKEEKLVLEKGVSFELAKYRKQQISDVVYKLDFNIPKEKTTSIASKLVLNLTIHDLKHAIFLDFNEDTSNLKSLKVNDVDSEIKHQNEHLVIDRSKLKLGKNSIEILFDAGELSLNRNEEFLYTLLVPDRASTLFPCFDQPDIKANYKLTITAPKDWEVLCGGFEESSTSKGDFIEHVFEKTDLMSTYLFSFVAGKFTTETKNPGAFDMRFLYRENNKEKISESVGEVFNIHQKSIDFLEEYTQVKFPFQKMDFAAIPPFQYGGMEHVGAIQYRASSLFLDKNATQKQKLNRAKLIAHETSHMWFGDLVTMKWFNDVWMKEVFANFMADKIMNPVFPEVNHELNFMMSHYPSAYSEDRTKGTNAIRQELGNLKNAGSLYGRIIYNKAPIMMRQLEYLLGEEAFKNGIQEYIKTYANSNADWGELVSILDENSSKDIKNWSDVWVNSSGRPVFSEEIQLDENEKVTSFAIHQKAEDGSDKIWPQSFKIQLVYGDEVNEVNVSISEGKVIIPEANDLPKPTQILYNTNGFGYGVFPVDKDVINSYKNITDDVSRGYQFINLYENMLNGEVAPLNVYQVMFNAIQQEKNELIVSYLSGKIQNIFWTFLNEEAQNKLQYYVNNDLYKLLEKDLPANIKKTLFGLYQSIAISEEGTANLYAIWSKKKTIKNLFLNENNFTSLAMKLAIYKHPKTPEVLQKQQTRISNSDRLERFKWMLPSLYSDKTVRDNFMKSLLEKENREKESWVQTALSNIHHPLRQDSSTKHLKSVLEKLEEVQLTGDIFFPKGWLASSIGNYSSKEANIILQEFFAENPNYNPVLMKKLLQTTDNLTRAQEIKK, from the coding sequence ATGAAATACTTTTTTTCGTTCCTTTTAAGTTTGTTGATATTAATTTCTTGTAATAATAATAAAGAAGAAAAGTTAGTATTGGAAAAAGGAGTTTCCTTTGAATTAGCTAAATACAGAAAACAACAAATTTCTGATGTTGTTTATAAATTAGATTTTAATATTCCGAAGGAGAAAACAACTTCAATTGCGTCTAAATTAGTGTTGAACCTTACTATTCATGATTTAAAACATGCTATTTTTCTAGATTTTAATGAAGATACTTCAAACTTAAAATCATTAAAAGTAAATGATGTGGATTCAGAAATTAAACATCAGAATGAACATCTAGTTATTGATAGATCTAAACTTAAACTAGGTAAAAATTCTATAGAAATTTTATTTGATGCAGGAGAATTATCCTTGAATAGAAATGAAGAGTTTTTATACACTTTATTAGTGCCAGATAGAGCAAGTACTTTATTTCCTTGTTTTGATCAGCCAGATATTAAGGCTAATTATAAATTGACAATTACAGCTCCAAAAGATTGGGAAGTATTATGTGGAGGTTTTGAAGAGAGTTCAACGTCTAAAGGTGATTTTATAGAACATGTTTTTGAGAAAACTGACTTAATGAGTACCTATTTATTCTCGTTTGTTGCAGGGAAATTTACTACAGAAACTAAGAATCCAGGAGCATTTGATATGCGTTTCTTATACAGAGAAAACAACAAAGAAAAGATTAGTGAAAGTGTAGGTGAAGTTTTTAATATTCATCAAAAATCAATAGACTTTTTAGAAGAATATACGCAGGTTAAATTCCCGTTTCAAAAAATGGATTTTGCTGCAATTCCGCCTTTTCAATATGGAGGAATGGAGCATGTTGGCGCAATTCAATATAGAGCATCTTCATTATTTTTAGATAAAAACGCTACTCAAAAACAAAAATTAAATAGAGCAAAATTAATTGCACATGAAACTTCGCACATGTGGTTTGGAGATTTAGTTACCATGAAGTGGTTTAATGATGTTTGGATGAAAGAAGTGTTTGCTAATTTTATGGCAGATAAAATTATGAATCCTGTTTTTCCGGAAGTAAATCATGAACTTAATTTTATGATGTCGCATTATCCAAGCGCATATTCCGAAGACAGAACAAAAGGAACAAATGCTATTCGTCAAGAATTAGGAAATCTTAAAAATGCAGGTTCTTTATATGGAAGAATTATTTATAACAAAGCACCAATTATGATGCGTCAATTGGAGTATTTGTTAGGTGAAGAAGCGTTTAAGAACGGAATCCAAGAATACATAAAAACCTATGCAAATTCTAATGCAGATTGGGGTGAATTGGTTTCTATTTTAGATGAAAATTCATCAAAAGATATTAAAAATTGGTCGGATGTTTGGGTGAATTCTTCAGGAAGACCTGTTTTTTCGGAGGAGATTCAACTTGATGAAAATGAAAAAGTAACATCGTTTGCTATTCATCAAAAAGCAGAAGATGGATCCGATAAAATTTGGCCACAATCTTTTAAAATTCAGTTAGTGTATGGAGATGAAGTCAATGAGGTTAATGTTTCAATTTCTGAAGGAAAAGTAATAATTCCAGAAGCTAACGATTTACCTAAACCAACTCAAATTTTATATAACACAAACGGATTTGGTTATGGGGTTTTTCCAGTAGATAAAGATGTAATTAATTCATATAAAAATATAACCGATGATGTTTCAAGAGGATATCAATTTATAAATTTATATGAAAATATGTTGAATGGAGAAGTTGCTCCATTAAATGTGTATCAAGTTATGTTTAATGCAATTCAACAAGAAAAAAATGAGTTGATTGTGAGTTATTTGTCAGGAAAAATTCAGAATATATTTTGGACTTTTTTAAATGAAGAAGCTCAAAATAAATTACAGTATTATGTAAATAATGATTTATACAAATTGTTAGAAAAAGATTTACCTGCAAACATTAAAAAAACATTATTTGGTTTGTATCAATCAATTGCAATTTCTGAAGAAGGAACAGCTAATTTATATGCTATTTGGTCTAAAAAGAAAACAATTAAAAATCTCTTTTTAAATGAAAACAATTTTACTTCTTTAGCAATGAAGTTGGCAATATATAAACACCCAAAAACGCCAGAAGTTCTTCAAAAACAACAGACAAGAATATCTAATTCAGATAGACTGGAACGCTTTAAATGGATGTTGCCTTCTTTATATTCAGATAAAACTGTTAGAGATAACTTTATGAAATCTCTTTTAGAAAAAGAAAACAGAGAAAAAGAATCTTGGGTGCAAACAGCATTGAGCAATATACATCATCCGTTAAGGCAAGATTCTTCAACAAAACATTTAAAATCGGTTTTAGAGAAATTAGAAGAAGTGCAACTAACAGGAGATATTTTCTTCCCTAAAGGATGGTTAGCGAGTTCAATTGGTAATTATTCATCAAAAGAAGCAAATATTATTTTACAAGAGTTTTTTGCTGAAAACCCTAATTACAATCCGGTTTTAATGAAAAAATTATTACAAACAACAGACAATTTAACTAGAGCCCAAGAAATTAAAAAATAG
- a CDS encoding DUF58 domain-containing protein, translating into MNLSEVKSSEIKNLDILAKQVVEGFITGMHKSPFHGFSVEFSEHKLYNKGESTRHIDWKLFAKTEKLYTKKYEEETNLRCHIIVDNSASMHYPVVKKLTIDHLNKIGYAAVAAASLMEILKRQRDAVGLSVYSDSYEFYAPEKGSERHRKMLLNQLEQLLVSESTATTETYQYLHEIAENIHRRSLIFLFTDMFQTTKDKEEMFEALRHLKFNKHEVVLFHTYDGKTEFNFDFDSAPKKFVDLETKEEINLYSENIQEQYKESVSNYFKELKNSCLQYKIDYVPVDINKGFKEVLATYLISRQKKI; encoded by the coding sequence ATGAATTTATCCGAAGTAAAATCATCAGAAATAAAAAACTTAGACATACTTGCAAAGCAAGTTGTTGAAGGTTTTATAACTGGAATGCATAAAAGTCCGTTTCATGGGTTTTCAGTGGAATTTTCTGAACATAAACTTTATAATAAAGGGGAAAGCACACGACATATAGATTGGAAGCTATTTGCTAAAACTGAAAAATTATATACCAAAAAATACGAAGAGGAAACGAATCTTCGTTGCCATATAATTGTAGATAATTCAGCATCAATGCATTATCCAGTTGTAAAAAAGCTAACGATAGATCATCTAAATAAAATTGGTTATGCTGCGGTTGCTGCAGCTTCTTTAATGGAAATTTTAAAGCGTCAGAGAGACGCTGTGGGTTTAAGTGTGTATTCTGATAGTTATGAATTTTACGCTCCAGAAAAAGGAAGTGAGCGCCACAGAAAGATGTTGTTAAATCAGTTAGAGCAATTGTTAGTTTCAGAATCTACTGCTACCACAGAAACCTATCAATATTTACATGAAATTGCAGAAAACATTCACAGACGCTCTTTAATTTTCTTATTTACAGATATGTTTCAAACAACAAAAGATAAAGAAGAGATGTTTGAGGCGCTTCGTCATTTAAAATTTAACAAACATGAGGTAGTTTTGTTTCATACGTATGATGGAAAGACCGAATTTAACTTCGATTTTGACAGTGCTCCCAAAAAATTTGTAGATCTTGAAACAAAAGAAGAAATAAATTTATATTCAGAAAATATACAAGAACAATACAAAGAATCTGTTTCGAATTATTTTAAGGAATTGAAAAATAGTTGCTTACAATATAAGATTGATTATGTTCCTGTAGATATCAATAAAGGATTTAAAGAAGTTTTAGCAACTTATTTAATAAGTAGGCAAAAAAAAATATAA